The following are encoded together in the Meriones unguiculatus strain TT.TT164.6M chromosome 16, Bangor_MerUng_6.1, whole genome shotgun sequence genome:
- the Kctd20 gene encoding BTB/POZ domain-containing protein KCTD20 has protein sequence MPLPEDSKGSCFQSGSKRSHEPFIGPERFGNSSVGFGGSAHSPAPEKVTLLVDGTRFVVNPQIFTAHPDTMLGRMFGPGREYNFTRPNEKGEYEIAEGISATVFRTVLDYYKTGVINCPDGISIPDLRDTCDYLCINFDFHTIRCQDLSALLHELSNDGAHKQFDHYLEELILPIMVGCAKKGERECHIVVLTDEDSVDWDEDHPPPMGEEYSQILYSSKLYRFFKYIENRDVAKTVLKERGLKNIRIGIEGYPTCKEKIKRRPGGRSEVIYNYVQRPFIQMSWEKEEGKSRHVDFQCVRSKSLTNLVAAGEDVLEDQEIIMHHPPQVDELDRLNAPLSQMAPNDFQD, from the exons ATGCCACTGCCTGAAGACAGCAAGGGCTCCTGCTTCCAGAGTGGGAGCAAGCGGAGCCACGAGCCCTTCATTGGTCCGGAGAGATTTGGAAACAGCAGCGTGGGCTTTGGCGGTAGCGCTCACTCCCCAGCCCCAGAGAAAGTGACACTTCTTGTCGATGGCACACGTTTCGTGGTGAATCCTCAGATTTTCACTGCGCATCCGGATACCATGTTGGGAAG GATGTTCGGACCAGGAAGAGAATACAACTTCACAAGGCCCAATGAGAAGGGGGAGTATGAGATCGCAGAAGGGATCAGCGCCACTGTGTTCCGCACAGTGCTG GATTATTACAAAACTGGCGTCATCAACTGTCCAGATGgcatctccatcccagatctcagaGACACGTGCGACTATCTCTGCATTAACTTTGACTTCCACACCATTCGCTGTCAGGATCTGA GTGCTTTACTGCATGAGCTGTCCAACGATGGTGCCCACAAGCAGTTCGATCACTACCTCGAGGAGCTGATTCTGCCCATCATGGTGGGCTGTGCCAAGAAAGGGGAGCGAGAGTGCCACATTGTCGTGCTGACGGATGAGGACTCCGTGGACTGGGATGAAGACCACCCCCCACCCATGGGGGAAGAGTATTCCCAAA ttctttATAGCTCCAAGCTCTACAGATTCTTCAAATATATTGAGAATCGAGATGTTGCTAAAACAGTGTTAAAGGAACGTGGCTTGAAGAACATTCGCATTGGAATTGAAG GGTACCCCACCTGTAAAGAAAAGATCAAGAGGAGACCTGGCGGGCGGTCTGAGGTTATCTACAATTACGTGCAGCGCCCCTTCATCCAGATGTcgtgggaaaaggaggaagggaagagtcGCCATGTGGATTTCCAGTGTGTTCGCAGCAAATCCCTCACCAATCTGGTGGCTGCTGGGGAGGATGTCCTGGAAGACCAGGAGATAATAATGCACCACCCACCGCAAGTGGACGAACTTGACCGGCTGAATGCTCCACTGTCTCAGATGGCTCCCAATGACTTTCAGGATTAG